Part of the Cystobacter ferrugineus genome, CGGCGCCGGGGCCCGCGAGCGCCACGCCGGTATAGACCTCGTGGGTCCTGCCCGACAGCCGGCCCAACATGTCGCGCGCCTCGGCGGCGTCCCGGGGCTTGCCGAGCAGCGCCTCCCCGAGCGACACGGTGGTATCCGCCGCCAGCACCCAGGCGTCCGGCTGCCGGAGCGCCACCACGCGGGCCTTCTCCCGCGCCAGCCGCAGCACGTAGGCACCGGCGGGCTCGCCCGGCTGGGGCGTCTCGTCGATGTCCGCCGCGGAGACCTCGAAGGTGAGGCCGAGCTGACCGAGCAGCTCGCGCCGCCGCGGCGAGGCGGACGCGAGAACGAGCCGAGTTTGACCCACTGGTGTGTGCATGTTACGGCTCGCCTCTAGCAGAACTGCGCCCTGGAGTGGATCTGGATGAACTCCGCGGAACTCCTCGCGGCCATGACGCGTACGGTGGAGCAACTGGCCGCCTACAACGACATCGCCAAGGCGCTCACCTCGACGCTCGAGCTGCGCGAGGTGCTCAACCTGATGATGGAGAAGGTCCGCAGCCTGTTGCGTCCGCGCAACTGGTCCCTGCTCCTGCAGGACGAGCGCACGGGCAAGCTCTACTTCGAGATCGCCGTGGGCGAGGGCGCCGAGGTGCTCAAGGGCCTGCAGCTCGCGCCGGGCGAGGGCATCGCCGGCACGGCGTTCGCCACGGGCACGGCCCGGCTGGTGGAGGACGTGTCCCATGACCCGGCCTTCGCCTCGCGCTTCGACGCCGCGTCCACCTTCCGCACCCGCTCCCTCGTGGCCGTGCCGCTCATCGCGCGCGGCCAGGTGCTCGGCGTCATCGAGCTGGTCAACGGCGTCACCGATCGGCCCTTCACCCAGGAAGACTTGATGGCGCTCACCGCGATTGCCGACTTCGCGGCCATCGCCATCGAGAACGCGCGCAACTTCCGCCGGGTGCAGGAGCTCACCATCAAGGACGAGCACACGGGCGTCTACAACGCCCGGCACCTGCGCGCCCAGCTCGAGCACGAGGTGCGGCGCTCCCAGCGCTTCCACCACCCGGTGTCCCTCATCTTCCTGGATCTGGACCGCTTCAAGTCCATCAACGACGCCCACGGCCACCTGGTGGGCAGCGCCGTGCTACGCGAGGTGGGCGAGCTGCTCATGTCGTGCTGCCGGCAGCTCGACTACGTCTTCCGCTATGGCGGCGACGAGTTCGCCCTGCTGCTGGTGGAGACGAGCACGGATGGGGCGGTGACGACCGCCACGCGCATCCGCGATGCCTTCCGCAAGCAAGTCTTCCAGCAGGCGGCGGAGCTGGAGCTCCGGGTGACGGCGAGTCTCGGGGTGGCCACCTACCCGGAGCACGCCCTGTCCGCGGTGGACCTCGTGCGGGCGGCGGACTTCGCCATGTACGCCGCCAAGGCCCGGGGCCGCGATGACATCTGCGTCGCCGTGCCCCAGGGGGAGCGGCCCCACGGGCCGGAGTCCATGCTGGGCAAGAAATGAAACAGGGGGCGTTCCCCGGAATGGGAGACGCCCCCTGGGGTGGCGAGCCACGGGGCCCGCCGGGACTCAGCCGCCGGCCACCTGATCCAGGGCGGCGGGGTTGGTCTCCACCTTGCCGCTCTTCTTGAGCGCCTTGATGAAGGAGTCGGCCACCTCGTACTGCTTGGCCTGCTGGGCCTGCTGGCGCAGCTCGTCGCGCTTCTCGGCGAACTTCGCGTCATCCGGGAGCTGGCGCTCGGTCACCTGGGCCACGACGAAGCCATCGCCCACGGGGTAGACCTGATCCAGCACGCTCGGCCCCTGGGTGGCGAACACCGCGGTGAGCAGCTCCGGCGCCGGGCCGAGGTGGGGCACGTTGGGGCTGGCGGCGTTGAAGGTGTCCGTCTGCACCGCCTCCGGACGCGTCTCCTGCTCGAAGCGCAGCAGCGCCGGCTGGCCCTCCTTCTCCGGGGGGAACAGGGCGGCGAGCGTCTGGCCGCCCTTCACCGTGGCGAGCGCCTTGTCCGCCTCGGCCCGGGCGAGCTCCTTGGCCTTCTCCTTCTTGTAGAGGGTGGTGGCGATCTCGTCCTGCACCTCCTCGAGCTTCTTGTCCTGCGCCGGCTTCTTCTCCTCCACCTTCACCAGGTGGATGCCGTACTTCGTCTCGATGGGCTGGGTGAGCTTGCCGGGCTCGAGCGCGAAGGCGGCGTTGGCGAGCGCGGGCTCCCAGTTGCCCCGCTCCACCCAGCCGAGGTCTCCGCCGCTGGCCTTGGTGCCCGGATCCTCGCTGCTCGTGCTGGCCACCTCGGTGAAGTCCTTGCCGCCCTCGAGCTCCTGGCGCAGCGCCTGGGCGCGCGCGAGCACCTGGGCCTTCTGCTCCGGCGTGGCGTCCGGGGAGAGCTTGAGGAGGATCTGCCGCGCGTGGATGCGCTCGGGCTGCTGGTACACGAAGCGGTTGGCCTCGTAGTACTCCTTGATGGCCTTCTCCTGCGCCTGCTTGAAGGCGGTCAGGTCCGCCGGGGTGGGGGCGGGGACCTTGTCGGCGTACATGGAGGGCAGGAAGCGGGCGAACACGACACGCGCCTGGTTGCCTTCCTTGGCGAAGCGCGTGCGCACCTCGTCATCGGAGATGACCACGCCGGCCTGCACCACGCCCAGCAGCTTCTGGGCCGACAGGCGCTTGCGCAGATCCTCCTCGTAGTCCGCGGGCGACTGGCGGAAGTAGTCGCGCAGCACCTGCTGGTAGGTGGCGTAGTCGAACTGGCCGTCCTTCTGGAAGTCCGGGCTGCGCTGCAGGATGCGCAGGATCTCCTCGTCCGAGGCGCGCAGGCCCTGGCGCGCGGCGGCCTGGGCGAGCAGCTCCGTGTTCACCAGCCG contains:
- a CDS encoding Maf family protein; amino-acid sequence: MHTPVGQTRLVLASASPRRRELLGQLGLTFEVSAADIDETPQPGEPAGAYVLRLAREKARVVALRQPDAWVLAADTTVSLGEALLGKPRDAAEARDMLGRLSGRTHEVYTGVALAGPGAGHSTLVRTRVTFRALSPGEIAWYAGTGEPLDKAGSYAMQGKGGFLVASVEGSPTNVIGLPLGETLELLARAGVVLPWSAS
- a CDS encoding GGDEF domain-containing protein; its protein translation is MNSAELLAAMTRTVEQLAAYNDIAKALTSTLELREVLNLMMEKVRSLLRPRNWSLLLQDERTGKLYFEIAVGEGAEVLKGLQLAPGEGIAGTAFATGTARLVEDVSHDPAFASRFDAASTFRTRSLVAVPLIARGQVLGVIELVNGVTDRPFTQEDLMALTAIADFAAIAIENARNFRRVQELTIKDEHTGVYNARHLRAQLEHEVRRSQRFHHPVSLIFLDLDRFKSINDAHGHLVGSAVLREVGELLMSCCRQLDYVFRYGGDEFALLLVETSTDGAVTTATRIRDAFRKQVFQQAAELELRVTASLGVATYPEHALSAVDLVRAADFAMYAAKARGRDDICVAVPQGERPHGPESMLGKK
- a CDS encoding peptidylprolyl isomerase, translating into MGSLDLRKVVSLLFIIAIAVVFTVQFGPGSNGFSDVNPSAAPAAAAVVNGKEIPINEFRREYAGQLQYLRQQGQPITEAVARQFGLPQTVLDRLVNTELLAQAAARQGLRASDEEILRILQRSPDFQKDGQFDYATYQQVLRDYFRQSPADYEEDLRKRLSAQKLLGVVQAGVVISDDEVRTRFAKEGNQARVVFARFLPSMYADKVPAPTPADLTAFKQAQEKAIKEYYEANRFVYQQPERIHARQILLKLSPDATPEQKAQVLARAQALRQELEGGKDFTEVASTSSEDPGTKASGGDLGWVERGNWEPALANAAFALEPGKLTQPIETKYGIHLVKVEEKKPAQDKKLEEVQDEIATTLYKKEKAKELARAEADKALATVKGGQTLAALFPPEKEGQPALLRFEQETRPEAVQTDTFNAASPNVPHLGPAPELLTAVFATQGPSVLDQVYPVGDGFVVAQVTERQLPDDAKFAEKRDELRQQAQQAKQYEVADSFIKALKKSGKVETNPAALDQVAGG